From Carya illinoinensis cultivar Pawnee chromosome 5, C.illinoinensisPawnee_v1, whole genome shotgun sequence, one genomic window encodes:
- the LOC122309178 gene encoding 50S ribosomal protein L18, protein MTTQYYRDIVNAPVLQFTSSSIFGTCSKPMKFLPVQSKIFFVKPLIVEARANARKESAKIRNRRMRKKFNGTPTRPRLSVFCSDKQLYAMLVDDQNKKCLFYGSTLQKSIRQCSPCSTVEAAKRVGEELIKACNDLNINEVSSYDRNGFACGERMQAFEIAISHHGFLPR, encoded by the exons ATGACCACTCAGTATTATAGGGATATTGTGAATGCTCCCGTACTCCAATTTAcgtcttcttctatttttgggACCTGTTCAAAACCCATGAAATTCCTTCCCGTGCAGAGTAAAA TTTTCTTTGTGAAGCCATTGATTGTTGAAGCAAGGGCAAATGCtagaaaagaaagtgcaaaGATACGAAATAGGAGGATGCGAAAGAAG TTTAATGGTACACCTACAAGACCAAGGCTTTCAGTATTTTGTTCGGACAAGCAGTTGTATGCCATGCTGGTCGATGACCAAAATAAGAAGTGTTTGTTTTATGGAAGCACTTTGCAGAAATCTATTCGACAGTGTTCCCCTTGTAGCACCGTA GAAGCTGCGAAACGTGTTGGCGAGGAGCTTATCAAGGCTTGTAATGATCTGAACATAAATGAAGTATCATCTTATGATCGCAATGGCTTTGCTTGTGGGGAAAGAATGCAAGCTTTTGAGATTGCAATTTCTCATCATGGGTTCTTGCCGCGATAG